The following nucleotide sequence is from Solanum dulcamara chromosome 7, daSolDulc1.2, whole genome shotgun sequence.
GTTCACTGTCATGGAATAAAAGGGGAAAGGAGATAAAGTGCAAAGGGAGGGTATTTTTTGCTTCCCGGAGAATTTTTGGTCCATATCTGTCAGGGTAACAGCCCTCACATACAAATTAGCCATCGAAATGACCCCAATGGATCGAATTCAATACTTTCTATTTCACCGCCTATTTGACGTGTACATAATGATGCAATCTGGAAATGGAAACAAAATCCTAAATCtaagaacaacaataaaagATAGATATTTGACATAATAATGGAACTAATTGAAAACTAAAGGCTCTTTGATAGCCAAAACCCTCAATTAAGGAATCCAAAACAAGCACCTAATCTATTGGATACCTTCAAGAAGAAGAATTCCTCAAGCAAGCAATCTCTCTAGATGACCTCAAGAGAAATAATTCCCAGGCAAGTGATTTCATCAACATTGTTTACCAACAAAATCCATAGCCCCATTCTCTCAAGAGTCTCACtcataaaatcaaaatcatcTTCCCAAAATAATCCAAGTATAAATGAATTATACTTACCTATTTATAACCTAAGCTAGTTAATACATCAATGCCCAAAAGTTGCATTCCAGAAATGCAAAAGTAGCCCAAGATTGCACTGCTAGTTGACTTATGGTGGACTTACGGACCGTATGTGTCATTCACTGTCCGTAGGTGGCTCCATTGCATCAAGACAGAAGCTGGCAATGTCCAATCTCTCAATATACGGTTCAAAGTACAGGCCTTATGTTGGTTATGCTCTAGCCATATGTGATTTATGGTCAACATACGGTTCATAAGTTGCAATTACAGACCATATGTGGAGTCTGCTCCATTCTTCTCCGTGCTCCAAGCATTCTTTTTAAGTGGAGCCTTGTACTTCCATTTTAGCTTCTTCTTGGGTTTCAAGCCTTTATCCCAAGCTGCCTCCAAGCCTTTTTTTAGAAAGCAAATTTTGGGCCgcttttattaatttataacaaaataacacaaacaaaaaaccaTGTCCGACCCAGGCCAAAAGTGGCCAGTCCAATACAAATGTATAGCAAAACTTAAAAGAATGTAGACAAAACAAACAAATATCTGGAATCCTCCAAGCCTCTGAAGTAGTGACTTGATGAAAAGTCCTTGAACTCCTTATTTCGGCTTTGTGTGCAAGGTCTTGATGAAGCTCGGCTTGCATCAATAAATAAGCAAAAACCAATGAAAAGACGAAACCTTTCTATATCTGCGTGGATCTACTCTTGTATTCTTGAAATTAGCTCTTCTATCCTTGAAGTTCGCTCTTTCACTATCTTTTCACATCCAAAAGCTTAGATTCTGCTTGAGCTTTTTCTGACTGCAATTTTTCTGCTCACTGAGTCGCCCCATGTTCCTTCTTGCTATATGAAGTTGGCTCGTTCTTGGATATGGCTTTTGATATAGTATTTTAGTTAAGCATGCAAGATTAAGGTTAGTTTACCGAGAAAGGCTCAAATGATGCAAATTTATTCTTCATAATTTTGACATGATTTGGGGGATCATTTTAAGGCTTCTGTGCTGGTGAAGAAAGGAGTGGGCTGCTGAAgagttggggggggggggggggagtgacgaagaagaagaagaaagggggtttggtggtggtggtgttggGGGGGGGGTAATTGTTTTGTTTGTATGTTTTTTCCTTCTTGATGATTTCATTATGAGCATCAAGTAGATGCAGAAATAAAgatttacatggacaaagcaaaACAACTGAAATAAACACCTATGTCAGTTCTGGTAACTAAAAACTAGGCTAGACTAGTGAATTGACAAAATCCAAAAAGTGGTCAGTGCTTGACCACAGGTGTAACTTGAGCCAGCAAAAAAGTTGGGTTAAACATTGTGCTTTTAAGGATTGATACGGAGTTGAGATTCCATCAAAACATCTCCTATTTCTCTCTGACCAGATGCACCAAGGACCATCCGCCAGATGCTCTTTGATGGCCTTGTCAACTTTGAAAGAGTTCCAATTCCTATAAGCCTCTTTGGTGTGGATGGGGATTattaaaaagtgaaaaaaacaTGTTCCATATCTCTGAGGCTGCTGTACAATCCAGTAAGCGGTGATTGACCCTTTCCCCATTAGACTTACACATATGTAACATCTGTTTCCCAATTGTATTTTCCTTTTTCTGAGGTCCTGGGTCAAGCATGCTTCATGTAGAGCTGTCCAGGTGAAACAGATGACTTTAGTAGGTAGTTTTGTTCTTCAAGTTAGCTTCCATGGCCCAGACGGTGGGATAGAATGTATTTTGTTCCTTGTCACATCATCAGCAAGTAATTTTCATGCGTCTGATTTTGATGACCCATGTGTTTAAGACACATTTTTGTCGATTTGAAGTGGGCTATCTAGGTATTGGCCATGTTCTTTCTTTTTACAGATGTTTAAGATGAGATATTCTTGCTTGTTTTGCATCATGGATTCTCAATTGTCACTCAAGAGTGGAATAGTCGGAAATTGAGGATCCAGGAGTCATTTGCAGTGAGAATCTTTGCTTAAAATTGAGCATAAGTAAAACAGCACTCACTTTTGGAAGACAACCAAATTGGGTACTTGTTAGGAAATTTGGATTTTGCCAAATATTTGTGAAGTCTTAACACTTCTCATCATATATGCAAAATATGTCGGTCCATGCAGAAACAGATCTTTAAGAGCTGCTGCAGTTAAGTGTGTTAGACCTGAGAGCATGTATGAGCAGGCTTGTGAATATGTCATGATAGTTTCTGATCTGAGCATTTCATAATGAGGCTGTGGATGGCTAAATAAGAATAAGTCTTGCACTAGTTCAATTTCTGCATGTATTTTTGCTGTGTTTCTATTTAAAGCCGTGTTTGTATTTTGTAGATATCAAGATATCGTGTCAATTTCATTGATACAGTTCCATGTTCTATGCTTTTATGACCACATTACTATTTACTGCAAATggatcatcttttgaatgtgatcTGAAGATTGTATGTCCTCATTGGCGCATTGAATTTAACTCATATTCCCTTTTCAGGACATTGTAGGTTTGGTTCATCATGTATAGTTTCAGTTGCTTCACAACTTGGCAGAACAAAACCAGAGTTCTCGCTGGGACTGTGACTGCTTGCAATTAGCGCACACACCTCCCCCCAAATGCCATCAGGTTGTGTATGGCCAACAGGATGATGGGCTAGTTGATCAAGGTTGGAGAGAAGCTTTATTGAAATTTGTTTGGATAACTTAACTTTTGTTCTGGAGACAATGATTCCGTAATCCCATCACTGTTATCAAAACAATTAGGATATCTCCATTTGTTTATATTCGTAAGAGGATGAATTTATTAAACTACAGATCATGGGGAAGTTTTAAATGGAGCTTGCTAGTTGTTGGCTAAAACGTGGACAAGTGCAGAATTTGTCTCGTCCAGCCAGATGTATTATTTTAAGTTTGCCAACTTGTAAAttattgttcttgaatttgtagtttgatattgaaaattaataatattgcTTGGTTCTTTTGGAAAAATACGAAGTTGAACCAAAATGTTCATTTCCCTTTATTTCCTACGTATGTGCGCTTAATTAACAAATTGAGGTTCGACTGGCAATATTCACTGCCTTCTTAGTTCTTACACAATCAAACTACTTGCTGAAGCAATATAGATATCTGCTGGCCGCCGGTGTAACATAATCTGTGTTCTAGTTTAAATGAAAcacttttcctttttagtctgttCTAAAAAAAAAGTTCGGATACTACATCACATTATTCAAGCCAGAACAATTAGGCACCTGAGAGTGTGTTCGGAGGAAAATATTTCTCATGCTTAATAACATAATCCGAAGAGGAAGAAAGTACACAAACATTACTCCTATCTTTGTAAGATAGAGATGTTGTTTCCAATAGATTCTCAACTCAAAAAAAGTGTAGACTAAACAAGATAGAAAggaaaataacaacaaaataaaccGAGCAAATGAAGCAACAAGTTATAGTGAGAATTGAAGAATAAGATACTACGATACAAAATAATACAACTAAACAAAGAGAAGATGAGAAGAAGGGATTGACCCCTTGCCAACCCACATAAAAGTCTGACAATACTTTGCTTTCATACTACCCTTCTACCTTAATCCTTTACCTCTATACCTTCCTATACATGGTCATGCCCTCAATAAGCTGAAGACTTAAATTGACTTTAGGATAATCTTTTTTGCTAGATTATCATTAAAACAAGTCCAGGAGATTTCTACTGAGCAAGAGGACGCTATCGAATGAAAGAAATTTTCAAGATTGGGATCCTTTTTGGGAAGGTTGCTGCCCATTAGCACTCTGAGTCTGGGATGAAGTTTCCACTGTAGAGGCTGAGTCGCTACCGCTATCATCATTAAAATTAGCGGGATCTGCATATGACTGGTACCCAGGAAACCTGGCAAAAAAAGGAGCTGTTGAGGCAACAATACACCACATAACATTTCAATTAACATGCTGTATATATCCTTTATATGGTAAAAAGAACTTACGTACCTGCTTACTTTTACTTGCTCTCCATTTATACCCATTTTTACATCAAAGATGTTTCCTACAAACAGTTGTCATTGAAGTTGATTtatgtcaaataaataatcatgtTGCTACTTCGGGGAAGGAAAACTATTCAATGGTTTCAACAGAAACAATTCGTTGCAATTAATGCCAACTGCAATTGTCCCTTCGTGTACACATCCGATGAATATATAAGGCCAACTGAATTGACCTAAGAAATTCATGGGGATGCAATTGTAACCCCAACACTATATGACATAGTAATAACCTTTTCCTGATGCACGCCAAGTGACAATACCCTCTTATAACTCAAATGATGTAGCACATTCACGACTCATGCCTATAGGAAAAAGGTTATCCAGACATGCCTGTTCTGAGTTCACAATAACACATTTATACTTTATAGAGGCCATATATAGGTTAGAGTTAGCTAAACAAAATGAAGAGATTGAATCAGTAATAATTAAGGGGGAGCTATTACTTAATTGTGAAAGCTGATTTTCTCTAAGAAAGATACTACCTCAATTAAACTGCTTATAACTGGTTATTCAAATATGCCTACTTTTACTCTTCTACTCTTACTTTCTTGTTGATTGTGCACACTGTCTGGTCTTGTGTTCCAGTAACTTGTAGCTTTGCTATGCTAAATAGCAGATGATAGGGAATGGCACAACTAAAGTAATCAAAGATGTCCTGGTACACCACTAGACTCTTCCAATGATTTCGCTTTACATtttatgagaaaagaaaaaaagcctGAGATTGTTAAAAGCCCTTAAATATTATTTAGAATTAGTTTACACTAGTTGTTTCTCAAGGTCAAATGCATCAAAGGAGTCAAGGACTTAAAAGTTAAGCACTGAAACTAACGCGAGAATCTCCATATCACTTAAACTTAAAGTGATCCTTAAATTAGGCAAGGGATGGTGGGGGAACCATTAAACAAATATATCTCCAAAACATGTGAATGTTCAAAGGAGTATCCTTCAAGTAAATGCAATTCCACAATATacaaaataatcataaaatccacatacaacaagaagaaaaaaacaaccATTGTGGTTTAATACTCAGTAAAATTGACCTTATTATAGTGCTTTCTCGGACAATTTACCTCCAAAAATAGTCTTGTCTGAAAAGTACTTGGACATTAAATATCTCCTCGCCTCAGCTTCATACCTCTTGAACTTCTCAACCTGCTCATTCTCCATATGACTACATCACAGCATGAAAACAGATAGAGAGTTAGGACCTCCATCGAGTTCCAATTACATTTTATATAGATAGAAGTCTTGAGCAGAACTTAAAACAAATAG
It contains:
- the LOC129895027 gene encoding uncharacterized protein LOC129895027 isoform X1, with product MDSSTANSVSNSPISSAPQSPPPQQHQEVPTLTLLKDVKKEEVIEDPLDHMENEQVEKFKRYEAEARRYLMSKYFSDKTIFGGNIFDVKMGINGEQVKVSRFPGYQSYADPANFNDDSGSDSASTVETSSQTQSANGQQPSQKGSQS
- the LOC129895027 gene encoding uncharacterized protein LOC129895027 isoform X2; translation: MDSSTANSVSNSPISSAPQSPPPQQHQVPTLTLLKDVKKEEVIEDPLDHMENEQVEKFKRYEAEARRYLMSKYFSDKTIFGGNIFDVKMGINGEQVKVSRFPGYQSYADPANFNDDSGSDSASTVETSSQTQSANGQQPSQKGSQS